A stretch of DNA from Coccidioides posadasii str. Silveira chromosome 1, complete sequence:
ACTCCGCGAAGTTCGATCGAAAGGAAACCGATGCGGAGCAGCATCGTATTCACGAAGCCCGCATTGCATTAGCTCTAGACCTTGACCCTGCTTCCAGAATCCTTGGGTTCACTATTCCAGGAACCCCACCAGATACCCCATCCAGCCTCTCATCCCCAGGTCGTGTTCGACCTCCACTTACTTGGAAGGACAGTGTATGGACGAAAGATTTTGGCTGTACCCCAAGTAAGAACATTCGTCCTATTTTTTTTGAATGTATAGCGCGCAAAAATGAATTTTTCTGTATTGCTTAGATATCGTCGCGTTCTCTACAAGCAGTCAACTAACCCACATATAGCGTCGCCCAAAAATATGGCGAAAGGGAATGAGCGACTCGTTTCTACCGTTCCGTTCCGAGTGTTGGATGCTCCGTTTTTGCGTGATGATTTTTACTCCACGACCCTGGCTTACTGTCACAAAATTAAAGTTCTTGCCGTTGGCCTTTCGTCACGGGTTTATCTTTGGTCTGAGCAGGGCGGTGTCAGAAATCCACCGTTGCAACAAGTCTCTAGGGACAATGTTGTGAcctctctttccttttcctcgGAAAAGGGGGGGTGGAGTATTCTTGCCGTAGGGCGGCGTCACGGGGAGCTTTCTCTATGGAGTACCTTCGATGCAGAGGTCCGATTCGAGGCACATTTTCCAGCTGGCGTGGCCTGCGTTTCTTTTAAAGATACTCCAAGCATCGGCCCATCTGAATGGTCTTCACGAATATCAGCAAGCATTGAACATTTAGCTGTGGGAGACGATGCAGGTAACGTTTGGTATTATACTTTGGAGTGGACTACACCTAGGTTAAGGAAGCGGCGTAATTGGAACGGAAGTATGACACTTATTGCTAGGATAGCCTCACATACACAGCAAATATGCGGACTCTCTTGGTCCCCGGATGGGAAGTACTTCGCAACCGGGGGCAATGATAACGTTTGCCTTTTATTTGAGACGGCAAGCATTCTTGCTGGCAATACACAATCTGAGCAGTCATGTTCAAACACGTCCATGGCGATCCGTACGCGTCCTCCGAAGCAACGACACATGCATCAAGTTTTGCCTCTGCATCACCAGAATTATAGTACTGTGTCCTTGTTGTCTGACCCTACCTCTCGGGATGCAGAGAGCGTCGGCTCTGAGGACCCCTTATCTGAGTTATCCCAGGCCGAGACAGTCATACATCCACGCCGGGAAAAGCATATATTGAGGCATTATGCTGCGGTCAAGGCCATCTCTTTCGCGCCTTGGGAGCCAACACTGCTTGCTACCGGCGGCGGAGCTGACGATCAATGCATACGCTTTTGGCACGCCCCTACAGGCGCATTGCTTGCTTCACTCAATGTGTACGCACAGGTTACTAGCTTAATCTGGAGTAGGACACGACGCGAAATAGCAGCAACTTTCGGATACGCCAAACCTCCTCATCCTTACCGGATTGCCGTCTTTGCCTGGCCAAGCTGCGAGCAGGTTCTCGCTATACCATGGGCAGACATTGATGACATGGAAGGATATGATGACAACACCCCTGGACGTGCGCTTTGGGCGATTAGCTATCCTGGGGGACCCAATCAAATGCCGGTTTATGCATCCGGCAGGTCGCAAGTTACTAGTGAAGCTTCTGACGACGGAACA
This window harbors:
- a CDS encoding uncharacterized protein (EggNog:ENOG410QD8Q~COG:D,O~BUSCO:1777at33183) gives rise to the protein MSSRRCRSTGDLRSSNVDGFLAPLFPFYHDISGFPDWHQTPEKAPSSASHSPSPRSALDSNDGRLPCPSPKTNKDPGVLCDEQDACKPSSKKIGVFIPSPDQASPRKDPSYFDRRCKDGSPVLESRSLVNSPDRFVPSRELHFPPETQFRVSKNHDLLTPHEKAHRRRDPNADPFFIPTASRIVNNPRRFNPIDIGLIPHYRPRHVHEMGFTDLPAAIDNGSAEQPRQVSVGAVWHVGGTSPALSDPATEAPDDIGYHRGSGTVAPRYSAKFDRKETDAEQHRIHEARIALALDLDPASRILGFTIPGTPPDTPSSLSSPGRVRPPLTWKDSVWTKDFGCTPTSPKNMAKGNERLVSTVPFRVLDAPFLRDDFYSTTLAYCHKIKVLAVGLSSRVYLWSEQGGVRNPPLQQVSRDNVVTSLSFSSEKGGWSILAVGRRHGELSLWSTFDAEVRFEAHFPAGVACVSFKDTPSIGPSEWSSRISASIEHLAVGDDAGNVWYYTLEWTTPRLRKRRNWNGSMTLIARIASHTQQICGLSWSPDGKYFATGGNDNVCLLFETASILAGNTQSEQSCSNTSMAIRTRPPKQRHMHQVLPLHHQNYSTVSLLSDPTSRDAESVGSEDPLSELSQAETVIHPRREKHILRHYAAVKAISFAPWEPTLLATGGGADDQCIRFWHAPTGALLASLNVYAQVTSLIWSRTRREIAATFGYAKPPHPYRIAVFAWPSCEQVLAIPWADIDDMEGYDDNTPGRALWAISYPGGPNQMPVYASGRSQVTSEASDDGTPGRLPSHIRRQSPHRGGRDPSSSSQIANVRYTEGRIWSTRTEREGCIVIACSDESIRFQEVWGGEPRGLGGSSGVLGGSQILESLHGLDTSVDSKEIIR